One genomic region from Bubalus bubalis isolate 160015118507 breed Murrah chromosome 12, NDDB_SH_1, whole genome shotgun sequence encodes:
- the PPM1G gene encoding protein phosphatase 1G, translating into MGAYLSQPNTVKCSGDGVGASRLPLPYGFSAMQGWRVSMEDAHNCIPELDSETAMFSVYDGHGGEEVALYCAKYLPDIIKDQKAYKEGKLQKALEDAFLAIDAKLTTEEVIKELAQIAGRPTEDEDEKEKVADEDDVDNEEAALLHEEATMTIEELLTRYGQNCHKGAPHSKSGAGTGEEPGSQGLNGEAGPEDPSRETSAEENGPTAKAHTGLSSNSECGTEAGQGGEPGTPTGEAGPSCSSASDKLPRVAKSKFFEDSEDESDEAEEEEEDSEECSEEEDGYSSEEAENEEDEDDTEEAEEDDDEEEEMMVPGMEGKEEPGSDSGTTAVVALIRGKQLIVANAGDSRCVVSEAGKALDMSYDHKPEDEVELARIKNAGGKVTMDGRVNGGLNLSRAIGDHFYKRNKNLPPEEQMISALPDIKVLTLTDDHEFMVIACDGIWNVMSSQEVIDFIQSKISQRDENGELRLLSSIVEELLDQCLAPDTSGDGTGCDNMTCIIICFKPRNTAAPQPESGKRKLEEVLSTEGAEENGNSDKKKAKRD; encoded by the exons GATGCTCACAACTGTATTCCTGAGCTGGACAGTGAGACAGCCATGTTTTCTGTCTATGATGGACATGGAG GGGAGGAAGTTGCCTTGTACTGTGCCAAATATCTTCCTGATATCATCAAAGATCAGAAGGCCTACAAAGAAGGCAAGCTACAGAAG GCTTTGGAAGATGCCTTCTTGGCTATTGATGCCAAGCTAACCACTGAGGAAGTCATTAAGGAACTGGCACAGATTGCAGGGCGACCCACTGAAGAtgaggatgaaaaagaaaaagttgctgATGAAGATGATG TGGACAATGAGGAGGCTGCACTGCTGCATGAAGAGGCTACCATGACTATTGAAGAGCTGCTGACACGCTACGGGCAGAACTGTCACAAGGGTGCTCCCCACAGCAAATCTGGAGCTGGGACAGGCGAGGAACCAGGGTCCCAGGGCCTCAATGGGGAGGCAGGACCTGAGGACCCATCTAGGGAAACTTCTGCAGAGGAAAATGGCCCCACAGCCAAGGCTCACACAGGCCTTTCCTCCAACTCGGAATGTGGGACTGAGGCAGGCCAAGGTGGGGAGCCTGGCACTCCCACTGGTGAGGCTGGGCCTTCCTGCTCTTCAGCCTCCGACAAGCTGCCTCGAGTTGCTAAGTCCAAGTTCTTTGAGGACAGTGAGGATGAGTCAGATGAGgcggaggaggaagaggaagacagcGAG GAATGCAGTGAGGAAGAAGATGGCTACAGCAGTGAAGAGGCAGAGAATGAGGAAGACGAGGATGACACTGAGGAGGCTGAAGAGGATGATGATGAAGAAGAAGAGATGATGGTGCCTGGGATGGAAGGCAAAGAGGAG CCTGGCTCTGACAGTGGCACAACAGCGGTGGTGGCTCTGATACGAGGGAAGCAGTTGATtgtagccaatgcaggagattcccgCTGTGTGGTGTCTGAGGCCGGCAAAGCTTTAGACATGTCCTATGACCACAAACCGGAGGATGAAGTGGAGCTAGCACGCATCAAGAATGCTGGGGGCAAGGTGACCATGGATGGGCGAGTCAACGGTGGCCTCAACCTCTCCAGAGCCATTG GAGACCACTTTTACAAGAGAAACAAGAACTTGCCACCAGAGGAACAGATGATTTCGGCCCTTCCTGACATCAAGGTGCTGACTCTCACAGACGATCATGAGTTTATGGTCATTGCCTGTGATGGCATATG GAATGTGATGAGTAGCCAGGAAGTTATAGACTTTATTCAATCGAAGATCAGCCAGCGCGATGAAAATGGGGAGCTTCGGTTACTGTCATCCATTGTGGAAGAG CTGCTGGATCAATGCCTGGCACCAGACACTTCTGGGGACGGTACAGGGTGTGACAACATGACCTGCATCATCATTTGCTTCAAGCCCCGAAATACAGCAGCGCCTCAGCCAGAGAGTGGCAAGCGGAAACTGGAGGAGGTGCTGTCTACCGAGGGGgctgaagaaaatggcaacagtgacaaGAAGAAGGCCAAGCGGGACTAG
- the ZNF513 gene encoding zinc finger protein 513 isoform X2, with product MPRRKQSHPQPVKCEGVKVDTEDSLDEGPGALVLESDLLLGQDLEFEEEEEEEEEEGDRNSDQLMGFERDSEGDSLGARPGLPYGLSDDESGGGRALSAESEVEEPARGPGEARGERPGPACQLCGGPTGEGPCCGAGGPGGGPPLPPRLLYSCRLCAFVSHYSSHLKRHMQTHSGEKPFRCGRCPYASAQLVNLTRHTRTHTGEKPYRCPHCPFACSSLGNLRRHQRTHGGPPTPPCPTCGFRCCAPRPAQPPSPTEQEGAVPRRPEDALLLPDLSLHVSPGGASFLPDCGQLRGEGEGLCGTGSEPLPELLFPWTCRNCGQELEEGEGSRLGAATCGRCMRGETGGSASGGPQGPSDKGFACSLCPFATHYPNHLARHMKTHSGEKPFRCARCPYASAHLDNLKRHQRVHTGEKPYKCPLCPYACGNLANLKRHGRIHSGDKPFRCSLCNYSCNQSMNLKRHMLRHTGEKPFRCATCAYTTGHWDNYKRHQKTDQKPPSPSSPAGQGAPH from the exons ATGCCCCGAAGGAAGCAAAGCCACCCGCAGCCCGTGAAATGCGAGGGGGTCAAAG TGGATACCGAAGACTCCCTCGACGAAGGACCCGGGGCCCTGGTATTGGAGAGTGATTTGCTACTAGGCCAGGATCTGGAGtttgaagaagaggaggaagaggaagaggaggaaggtgaCCGCAACAGCGACCAGCTCATGGGCTTCGAGAGAGACTCTGAAG GAGACTCTCTGGGGGCCAGGCCTGGGCTTCCCTACGGGCTGAGCGACGATGAGTCTGGGGGCGGCCGCGCACTAAGTGCGGAGAGTGAAGTTGAGGAGCCAGCCAGGGGTCCAGGGGAGGCCAGGGGTGAGAGGCCAGGCCCAGCCTGCCAGCTGTGTGGGGGGCCCACAGGTGAGGGGCCGTGTTGTGGGGCAGGAGGACCGGGTGGGGGGCCCCCGCTGCCCCCACGTCTACTGTACTCATGCCGCCTCTGCGCCTTCGTGTCCCACTACTCGAGCCACCTGAAGCggcacatgcagacacacagcGGGGAGAAGCCGTTCCGCTGTGGCCGCTGCCCCTACGCCTCAGCCCAGCTCGTCAACCTGACACGACACACCCGCACCCACACTGGCGAGAAGCCCTACCGCTGTCCCCACTGCCCCTTTGCCTGCAGCAGCCTGGGCAACCTGAGGCGGCATCAGCGCACCCATGGggggccccccacccctccctgcccgACCTGTGGCTTCCGCTGCTGTGCTCCACGTCCTGCCCAGCCTCCCAGTCCCACAGAGCAGGAGGGGGCAGTGCCTCGGCGACCTGAAG ATGCCCTGCTGCTTCCAGATCTGAGCCTCCATGTGTCACCAGGCGGTGCCAGCTTCCTGCCAGACTGTGGGCAGCTGCGGGGTGAAGGGGAAGGCCTGTGTGGGACTGGGTCAGAACCACTGCCAGAGCTGCTGTTCCCTTGGACCTGCCGGAACTGTGGGCAagagctggaggagggggagggcagtCGGCTGGGAGCAGCCACGTGTGGGCGCTGCATGCGAGGAGAGACTGGAGGTAGTGCCAGTGGGGGACCCCAGGGCCCCAGTGACAAAGGCTTCGCCTGCAGCCTCTGCCCCTTTGCCACTCATTATCCCAACCACTTGGCTCGGCACATGAAGACGCACAGTGGTGAGAAGCCCTTCCGTTGTGCCCGTTGTCCCTATGCCTCTGCTCACCTGGACAACCTGAAACGGCACCAGCGCGTCCACACGGGAGAGAAGCCCTACAAGTGCCCCCTCTGCCCCTATGCCTGTGGTAACCTGGCCAACCTCAAACGTCATGGTCGGATCCACTCTGGGGACAAACCTTTTCGGTGTAGCCTTTGCAACTACAGCTGCAATCAGAGTATGAACCTCAAACGCCACATGCTGCGGCACACAGGCGAGAAGCCCTTCCGCTGTGCCACCTGCGCCTATACCACGGGCCACTGGGACAACTACAAGCGCCACCAAAAG ACGGACCAGAagccaccttctccttcctcccccgcTGGCCAGGGGGCTCCACACTGA
- the ZNF513 gene encoding zinc finger protein 513 isoform X1, producing MPRRKQSHPQPVKCEGVKVDTEDSLDEGPGALVLESDLLLGQDLEFEEEEEEEEEEGDRNSDQLMGFERDSEGDSLGARPGLPYGLSDDESGGGRALSAESEVEEPARGPGEARGERPGPACQLCGGPTGEGPCCGAGGPGGGPPLPPRLLYSCRLCAFVSHYSSHLKRHMQTHSGEKPFRCGRCPYASAQLVNLTRHTRTHTGEKPYRCPHCPFACSSLGNLRRHQRTHGGPPTPPCPTCGFRCCAPRPAQPPSPTEQEGAVPRRPEDALLLPDLSLHVSPGGASFLPDCGQLRGEGEGLCGTGSEPLPELLFPWTCRNCGQELEEGEGSRLGAATCGRCMRGETGGSASGGPQGPSDKGFACSLCPFATHYPNHLARHMKTHSGEKPFRCARCPYASAHLDNLKRHQRVHTGEKPYKCPLCPYACGNLANLKRHGRIHSGDKPFRCSLCNYSCNQSMNLKRHMLRHTGEKPFRCATCAYTTGHWDNYKRHQKVHGHGGAGGPGLSASEGWAPPHSPPPVLSSRGPTALGATSSRALHTDSP from the exons ATGCCCCGAAGGAAGCAAAGCCACCCGCAGCCCGTGAAATGCGAGGGGGTCAAAG TGGATACCGAAGACTCCCTCGACGAAGGACCCGGGGCCCTGGTATTGGAGAGTGATTTGCTACTAGGCCAGGATCTGGAGtttgaagaagaggaggaagaggaagaggaggaaggtgaCCGCAACAGCGACCAGCTCATGGGCTTCGAGAGAGACTCTGAAG GAGACTCTCTGGGGGCCAGGCCTGGGCTTCCCTACGGGCTGAGCGACGATGAGTCTGGGGGCGGCCGCGCACTAAGTGCGGAGAGTGAAGTTGAGGAGCCAGCCAGGGGTCCAGGGGAGGCCAGGGGTGAGAGGCCAGGCCCAGCCTGCCAGCTGTGTGGGGGGCCCACAGGTGAGGGGCCGTGTTGTGGGGCAGGAGGACCGGGTGGGGGGCCCCCGCTGCCCCCACGTCTACTGTACTCATGCCGCCTCTGCGCCTTCGTGTCCCACTACTCGAGCCACCTGAAGCggcacatgcagacacacagcGGGGAGAAGCCGTTCCGCTGTGGCCGCTGCCCCTACGCCTCAGCCCAGCTCGTCAACCTGACACGACACACCCGCACCCACACTGGCGAGAAGCCCTACCGCTGTCCCCACTGCCCCTTTGCCTGCAGCAGCCTGGGCAACCTGAGGCGGCATCAGCGCACCCATGGggggccccccacccctccctgcccgACCTGTGGCTTCCGCTGCTGTGCTCCACGTCCTGCCCAGCCTCCCAGTCCCACAGAGCAGGAGGGGGCAGTGCCTCGGCGACCTGAAG ATGCCCTGCTGCTTCCAGATCTGAGCCTCCATGTGTCACCAGGCGGTGCCAGCTTCCTGCCAGACTGTGGGCAGCTGCGGGGTGAAGGGGAAGGCCTGTGTGGGACTGGGTCAGAACCACTGCCAGAGCTGCTGTTCCCTTGGACCTGCCGGAACTGTGGGCAagagctggaggagggggagggcagtCGGCTGGGAGCAGCCACGTGTGGGCGCTGCATGCGAGGAGAGACTGGAGGTAGTGCCAGTGGGGGACCCCAGGGCCCCAGTGACAAAGGCTTCGCCTGCAGCCTCTGCCCCTTTGCCACTCATTATCCCAACCACTTGGCTCGGCACATGAAGACGCACAGTGGTGAGAAGCCCTTCCGTTGTGCCCGTTGTCCCTATGCCTCTGCTCACCTGGACAACCTGAAACGGCACCAGCGCGTCCACACGGGAGAGAAGCCCTACAAGTGCCCCCTCTGCCCCTATGCCTGTGGTAACCTGGCCAACCTCAAACGTCATGGTCGGATCCACTCTGGGGACAAACCTTTTCGGTGTAGCCTTTGCAACTACAGCTGCAATCAGAGTATGAACCTCAAACGCCACATGCTGCGGCACACAGGCGAGAAGCCCTTCCGCTGTGCCACCTGCGCCTATACCACGGGCCACTGGGACAACTACAAGCGCCACCAAAAGGTGCATGGCCATGGCGGGGCGGGAGGGCCTGGCCTCTCTGCTTCTGAGGGCTGGGCCCCACCTCACAGTCCTCCCCCGGTTTTGAGCTCTCGGGGCCCAACAGCCCTGGGTGCCACCAGTAGCCGAGCTCTCCATACAGACTCACCCTGA
- the ZNF513 gene encoding zinc finger protein 513 isoform X3 has translation MGFERDSEGDSLGARPGLPYGLSDDESGGGRALSAESEVEEPARGPGEARGERPGPACQLCGGPTGEGPCCGAGGPGGGPPLPPRLLYSCRLCAFVSHYSSHLKRHMQTHSGEKPFRCGRCPYASAQLVNLTRHTRTHTGEKPYRCPHCPFACSSLGNLRRHQRTHGGPPTPPCPTCGFRCCAPRPAQPPSPTEQEGAVPRRPEDALLLPDLSLHVSPGGASFLPDCGQLRGEGEGLCGTGSEPLPELLFPWTCRNCGQELEEGEGSRLGAATCGRCMRGETGGSASGGPQGPSDKGFACSLCPFATHYPNHLARHMKTHSGEKPFRCARCPYASAHLDNLKRHQRVHTGEKPYKCPLCPYACGNLANLKRHGRIHSGDKPFRCSLCNYSCNQSMNLKRHMLRHTGEKPFRCATCAYTTGHWDNYKRHQKVHGHGGAGGPGLSASEGWAPPHSPPPVLSSRGPTALGATSSRALHTDSP, from the exons ATGGGCTTCGAGAGAGACTCTGAAG GAGACTCTCTGGGGGCCAGGCCTGGGCTTCCCTACGGGCTGAGCGACGATGAGTCTGGGGGCGGCCGCGCACTAAGTGCGGAGAGTGAAGTTGAGGAGCCAGCCAGGGGTCCAGGGGAGGCCAGGGGTGAGAGGCCAGGCCCAGCCTGCCAGCTGTGTGGGGGGCCCACAGGTGAGGGGCCGTGTTGTGGGGCAGGAGGACCGGGTGGGGGGCCCCCGCTGCCCCCACGTCTACTGTACTCATGCCGCCTCTGCGCCTTCGTGTCCCACTACTCGAGCCACCTGAAGCggcacatgcagacacacagcGGGGAGAAGCCGTTCCGCTGTGGCCGCTGCCCCTACGCCTCAGCCCAGCTCGTCAACCTGACACGACACACCCGCACCCACACTGGCGAGAAGCCCTACCGCTGTCCCCACTGCCCCTTTGCCTGCAGCAGCCTGGGCAACCTGAGGCGGCATCAGCGCACCCATGGggggccccccacccctccctgcccgACCTGTGGCTTCCGCTGCTGTGCTCCACGTCCTGCCCAGCCTCCCAGTCCCACAGAGCAGGAGGGGGCAGTGCCTCGGCGACCTGAAG ATGCCCTGCTGCTTCCAGATCTGAGCCTCCATGTGTCACCAGGCGGTGCCAGCTTCCTGCCAGACTGTGGGCAGCTGCGGGGTGAAGGGGAAGGCCTGTGTGGGACTGGGTCAGAACCACTGCCAGAGCTGCTGTTCCCTTGGACCTGCCGGAACTGTGGGCAagagctggaggagggggagggcagtCGGCTGGGAGCAGCCACGTGTGGGCGCTGCATGCGAGGAGAGACTGGAGGTAGTGCCAGTGGGGGACCCCAGGGCCCCAGTGACAAAGGCTTCGCCTGCAGCCTCTGCCCCTTTGCCACTCATTATCCCAACCACTTGGCTCGGCACATGAAGACGCACAGTGGTGAGAAGCCCTTCCGTTGTGCCCGTTGTCCCTATGCCTCTGCTCACCTGGACAACCTGAAACGGCACCAGCGCGTCCACACGGGAGAGAAGCCCTACAAGTGCCCCCTCTGCCCCTATGCCTGTGGTAACCTGGCCAACCTCAAACGTCATGGTCGGATCCACTCTGGGGACAAACCTTTTCGGTGTAGCCTTTGCAACTACAGCTGCAATCAGAGTATGAACCTCAAACGCCACATGCTGCGGCACACAGGCGAGAAGCCCTTCCGCTGTGCCACCTGCGCCTATACCACGGGCCACTGGGACAACTACAAGCGCCACCAAAAGGTGCATGGCCATGGCGGGGCGGGAGGGCCTGGCCTCTCTGCTTCTGAGGGCTGGGCCCCACCTCACAGTCCTCCCCCGGTTTTGAGCTCTCGGGGCCCAACAGCCCTGGGTGCCACCAGTAGCCGAGCTCTCCATACAGACTCACCCTGA
- the SNX17 gene encoding sorting nexin-17 has protein sequence MHFSIPETESRSGDSGGSAYVAYNIHVNGVLHCRVRYSQLLGLHEQLRKEYGANVLPAFPPKKLFSLTPAEVEQRREQLEKYMQAVRQDPLLGSSETFNSFLRRAQQETQQVPTEEVSLEVLLSNGQKVLVNVLTSDQTEDVLEAVAAKLDLPDDLIGYFSLFLVREKEDGAFSFVRKLQEFELPYVSVTSLRSQEYKIVLRKSYWDSAYDDDVMENRVGLNLLYAQTVADIERGWILVTKEQHRQLKSLQEKVSKKEFLRLAQTLRHYGYLRFDACVADFPEKDCPVVVSAGNSELSLQLRLPGQQLREGSFRVTRMRCWRVTSSVPLPSGGTSSPGRGRGEVRLELAFEYLMSKDRLQWVTITSPQAIMMSICLQSMVDELMVKKSGGSIRKMLRRRVGGTLRHSDSQQAVKSPPLLESPDASRESMVKLSSKLSAVSLRGIGTPSTDASASDVHGNFAFEGIGDEDL, from the exons ATGCACTTTTCCATTCCTGAAACCGAGTCCCGCAGCGGGGACAGCGGCGGCTCCGCCTACGTG GCCTATAACATTCACGTGAATGGAGTCCTGCACTGTCGGGTGCGCTACAGCCAGCTCCTGGGGCTGCACGAGCAG CTTCGGAAGGAATATGGGGCAAATGTGCTTCCTGCGTTTCCCCCAAAGAAGCTTTTCTCTTTAACACCTGCTGAGGTGGAACAGAGGAGAGAGCAGTTAGAGAAGTACATGCAAGCTG TTCGGCAAGACCCATTGCTTGGGAGCAGTGAGACCTTCAATAGTTTCCTGCGTCGGGCACAGCAG GAGACACAGCAGGTCCCCACAGAAGAGGTCTCTTTGGAAGTGCTGCTCAGCAACGGGCAGAAAGTTCTGGTCAACGTGCTAACTTCAGATCAGACTGAGGATGTCCTGGAG GCTGTGGCTGCAAAGCTGGATCTTCCAGATGACTTGATTGGCTACTTCAGTCTCTTTCTAGTTCGAGAAAAAGAGGATGGAGCCTTTTCAT TTGTACGGAAGTTGCAAGAGTTTGAGCTGCCTTATGTATCTGTTACCAGTCTTCGGAGTCAAGAGTATAAGATTGTGCTAAGGAAGAG TTATTGGGACTCTGCCTATGACGACGATGTCATGGAGAACCGGGTTGGCCTGAACCTGCTTTATGCTCAG ACGGTAGCAGACATTGAGCGTGGATGGATCCTGGTCACCAAGGAGCAGCACCGGCAGCTCAAATCACTGCAGGAGAAGGTCTCCAAGAAGGAG TTCCTGCGACTGGCCCAGACACTGCGGCATTACGGCTACTTGCGCTTCGATGCCTGTGTGGCTGACTTCCCAGAGAAGGACTGTCCGGTGGTGGTGAGTGCAGGCAACAGTGAGCTCAGCCTCCAGCTCCGCCTGCCTGGCCAGCAACTCCGTGAAGGCTCCTTCCGGGTCACCCGCATGCGGTGCTGGCGGGTCACCTCCTCT GTGCCACTGCCCAGTGGAGGCACAAGCAGCCCCGGCCGGGGCCGGGGTGAGGTGCGCCTGGAACTGGCTTTTGAATACCTCATGAGCAAGGACCGGCTGCAGTGGGTCACCATCACCAGCCCCCAG GCTATCATGATGAGtatctgcttgcagtccatggTAGATGAACTGATGGTGAAGAAATCTGGTGGCAGTATCAGGAAG ATGCTGCGCCGGCGGGTGGGGGGCACCCTGAGACACTCAGACAGCCAGCAAGCCGTGAAGTCACCACCGTTGCTT GAGTCACCGGACGCCAGCCGGGAGTCCATGGTCAAACTCTCA AGCAAGCTGAGTGCTGTGAGCCTGCGGGGGATTGGCACTCCCAGTACAGATGCCAGTGCCAGTGACGTCCACGGCAATTTTGCCTTCGAGGGCATTGGAGACGAGGACCTGTGA